The Gambusia affinis linkage group LG11, SWU_Gaff_1.0, whole genome shotgun sequence genome contains a region encoding:
- the vtcn1 gene encoding V-set domain containing T-cell activation inhibitor 1 — protein MATVGQIIFFTMVTLNVLLAAFIILILSLAFSKSTSKVMSSNTKPVASLGEDQVLSCYVSAESQPNRLGDVSVSWEKTDVGTVYRYEKGAPALAGQASEFRGRTQVFPDAVAIGNASLLLRSVKSSDEGEYTCTVRSSAGRGTVSIQLRTAVFSVPTLKFSNNILTSEASSWFPKPDVTWLNQTGNELNANTSFTERSPGIYSVLSSLQSVKVSETYSCRIENNLVVAVTEATITGAGVLGRTFFTFSVASTQLVSIYLIIITSVLCMFYVV, from the exons ATGGCTACAGTCggacaaatcatttttttcac CATGGTGACCCTCAATGTCCTGTTAGCAGccttcatcatcctcatcttGTCCCTGGCCTTCTCAA AATCCACGTCCAAGGTGATGAGCAGTAACACCAAACCGGTCGCCAGCCTCGGCGAGGACCAGGTTCTCAGCTGCTATGTTTCTGCAGAAAGTCAACCAAACAGGCTGGGTGACGTGTCGGTCAGCTGGGAGAAAACGGATGTGGGAACGGTTTATCGTTACGAGAAGGGAGCACCGGCTCTTGCTGGGCAAGCTTCAGAGTTTAGAGGCAGAACTCAGGTCTTCCCTGACGCTGTAGCCATCGGTAACGCCTCTCTGCTGCTGCGGAGTGTGAAAAGCAGTGACGAGGGAGAGTACACCTGCACCGTTAGGTCCTCTGCTGGACGAGGGACAGTCAGCATTCAGCTCCGGACAGCAG TCTTTTCAGTGCCGACACTAAAGTTCTCTAACAACATCCTGACCTCTGAGGCGAGCAGCTGGTTTCCTAAACCAGATGTTACGTGGCTGAACCAAACCGGGAATGAACTGAACGCAAACACAAGTTTCACTGAACGCTCACCAGGGATTTACAGTGTCCTGAGCTCTCTACAGTCAGTGAAGGTCAGCGAGACCTACAGCTGCAGGATCGAAAACAACTTGGTGGTGGCAGTCACCGAAGCAACTATAACAG gcgcTGGTGTTTTGGGAAGGACATTCTTCACCTTCAGTGTCGCTTCAACGCAGCTTGTGTCAATTtatctaattattattactagTGTCCTATGCATGTTTTATGTGGTGTAG